A window of the bacterium genome harbors these coding sequences:
- a CDS encoding T9SS type A sorting domain-containing protein — MKTSFTFSLFILLSLTVMAQIYHVAPPDYTNTPGNAGFTSQLANSPRTYQLLMHESLLAPLMNKQILAVSWRLPTSATTNWPTADITITDYDFYLGLGVDPASMDRTNFSSNFVGPKKQVRDGSLTILANSYTFGSSPNNWGPEMSFAIDSVWVYNGGNLLIELRQTGFTGTSRSVDALGTSTPGYGTLFRSCWGSGVAADSGAYGNFSIVRITADDPVPVELVSFSATSSGKNVILQWTTATELNNSGFEIQKRTQESGFEVIGFVAGSGSTTEQRSYSFNDVNIPNDKYIYRLKQIDFNGVFDYSNEIEVEVNSPAEFSLEQNYPNPFNPSTIINYSIAEASLVKIAIYNLLGQEVALIVNEFKEAGQHSINFDASGLTSGAYFYTIETPLFRQTKKMLLAK; from the coding sequence ATGAAAACTTCTTTTACATTTTCTCTTTTTATCCTGTTATCATTGACCGTCATGGCTCAAATTTATCACGTTGCTCCACCAGATTATACTAACACACCCGGGAATGCAGGTTTTACAAGTCAGCTGGCAAATTCTCCACGTACGTATCAACTGCTTATGCATGAAAGTTTGTTAGCCCCATTGATGAATAAGCAAATTTTAGCAGTTAGCTGGAGACTCCCTACCTCAGCAACTACAAATTGGCCAACTGCTGACATTACAATAACTGATTATGATTTTTATCTTGGTCTGGGGGTGGATCCTGCCAGTATGGACAGAACAAATTTCTCTTCCAATTTTGTCGGACCCAAGAAACAAGTAAGAGATGGCAGCTTAACAATATTGGCTAATTCATATACTTTTGGAAGTTCTCCTAACAACTGGGGACCTGAAATGTCTTTTGCCATTGATAGTGTCTGGGTTTATAATGGGGGAAATTTATTAATCGAACTTCGCCAGACAGGCTTCACAGGCACTTCGCGAAGTGTAGATGCATTAGGTACCTCAACTCCAGGGTATGGTACTTTATTTAGAAGTTGCTGGGGCAGTGGTGTTGCAGCTGATTCCGGGGCATATGGAAATTTTTCTATCGTTAGAATCACTGCTGATGATCCTGTCCCGGTTGAATTAGTTTCATTCTCAGCCACTTCATCAGGCAAGAATGTTATATTGCAATGGACTACCGCAACTGAATTGAATAATTCTGGATTTGAAATTCAAAAAAGAACACAAGAATCAGGATTTGAAGTAATTGGATTCGTGGCTGGTTCAGGCTCAACTACCGAGCAGAGAAGTTATTCATTCAACGATGTGAACATTCCGAATGATAAATATATTTATCGTCTGAAGCAGATAGATTTCAATGGTGTATTTGATTACAGCAATGAGATAGAAGTGGAAGTAAATTCTCCTGCAGAATTTTCTTTAGAGCAAAACTATCCAAATCCATTTAATCCATCTACAATAATTAATTACAGTATAGCAGAGGCAAGCCTTGTTAAGATTGCAATCTATAATCTGCTCGGTCAGGAAGTTGCGTTGATAGTAAATGAATTCAAGGAAGCAGGACAACACAGTATTAACTTCGATGCCTCCGGATTAACAAGCGGGGCTTATTTCTATACAATAGAGACACCACTCTTCAGACAAACCAAAAAAATGCTTCTGGCAAAATAA
- a CDS encoding carbohydrate kinase family protein: protein MNFLVIGHSVVDKIKEERCISTKPGGIFYTVVSLLGQKSFDDKLFLCSSIDKESGELFEAADNQIERDFITAVDSIPTVELVVNKTGERNETYSKIGSNLKLPSDLRRFDGILINMITGYDISHSQLKQLRNDFKGLIYFDVHTLSRGVDDNMNRVFRRIEAFNEWAECVDILQANESELMTLSHNTSEADILNELFSYGIKQIIITKAEKGATVYFKSGIEIKRIHKDAIRVNVKNKIGCGDVFGAVYFYNYIKNKNVTLALEQANLFAGVATTLSSTEEFLNLKRYANEWISKK from the coding sequence ATGAATTTTCTGGTTATTGGACACTCGGTAGTAGATAAAATAAAAGAGGAAAGATGCATCTCCACCAAACCTGGAGGTATCTTCTATACCGTCGTATCATTACTTGGTCAAAAAAGTTTTGACGATAAATTGTTTCTTTGCTCAAGCATTGATAAAGAAAGTGGAGAATTATTTGAGGCAGCGGATAATCAAATAGAAAGAGATTTTATCACTGCTGTTGATTCAATTCCGACAGTAGAACTCGTTGTGAATAAAACGGGCGAGCGAAATGAAACTTACTCGAAGATCGGTTCTAACCTTAAATTGCCTTCCGATTTGAGAAGGTTTGATGGAATATTAATTAACATGATTACCGGATATGATATTTCACATTCACAGCTGAAACAATTGCGAAATGATTTTAAAGGATTGATTTACTTTGATGTTCATACTTTAAGCCGTGGTGTTGATGATAATATGAATCGAGTTTTCAGAAGAATTGAAGCATTTAATGAATGGGCAGAATGTGTGGATATTCTTCAAGCAAATGAATCTGAACTTATGACACTTTCACATAATACATCTGAAGCGGATATTTTGAATGAGTTATTCTCGTATGGAATTAAGCAGATAATAATTACAAAAGCTGAAAAAGGTGCAACTGTTTATTTCAAAAGCGGCATTGAAATAAAACGTATTCATAAAGATGCCATTAGAGTAAATGTAAAAAATAAAATCGGCTGCGGAGATGTTTTTGGAGCAGTATATTTCTACAATTACATAAAAAATAAAAACGTAACTTTGGCTTTGGAACAGGCAAATTTATTTGCAGGCGTTGCTACAACTTTATCATCAACAGAGGAATTCCTAAATCTAAAGCGATATGCAAACGAATGGATTAGTAAAAAATAG
- the bshA gene encoding N-acetyl-alpha-D-glucosaminyl L-malate synthase BshA, producing the protein MKIGITCYPTYGGSGVIATELGKELALRGHQIHFISYALPFRLSHYIENIFFHEVEISNYPVFEFPLYSLSLASKMVEVAEFENLDLLHVHYAIPHATSAFLAKEITKKNRDLKVITTLHGTDITLVGLEPSFLPLVKLSIEKSDGVTAVSRFLKEKTITNYSCETDIRVIPNFVNTDHFKPESSCDFRKTIAPKGEKILVHTSNFRQVKRVPDTIRIFEKVQKEIPSKLILVGDGPDRSECERLTRQLDLVDSVKFLGKQEALVEILSSSDLFLIPSQSESFGLAALEAMACGLPVISSSVGGLPELVKHNETGFIAEIGDIDRMAKYTLELLNNEKKYKLFADNARQRAVNQFDKSIVIPLYEEYYEQILNS; encoded by the coding sequence ATGAAAATCGGAATTACGTGCTACCCAACCTACGGCGGAAGCGGTGTTATTGCTACAGAATTAGGTAAAGAATTAGCATTACGGGGACATCAGATTCATTTTATAAGCTACGCTCTCCCGTTCAGATTATCTCATTATATCGAAAATATTTTTTTCCACGAAGTTGAAATAAGTAATTATCCCGTGTTTGAATTTCCTCTCTACTCACTATCGCTCGCAAGTAAAATGGTAGAAGTAGCCGAGTTTGAAAATCTTGATTTACTGCACGTTCACTATGCGATCCCCCACGCGACAAGCGCATTTCTTGCCAAAGAAATAACTAAGAAAAATCGGGATCTGAAAGTTATTACAACTCTCCATGGCACTGACATAACTCTAGTTGGTTTAGAACCATCTTTTCTGCCATTAGTAAAACTGAGTATTGAAAAGAGCGATGGAGTTACTGCGGTTTCCCGATTCCTGAAAGAAAAAACCATCACAAATTATTCTTGTGAAACTGATATAAGAGTCATTCCCAATTTCGTAAATACTGATCATTTTAAACCAGAAAGCAGTTGTGACTTCAGGAAAACAATTGCGCCCAAAGGTGAAAAGATTCTTGTTCATACCTCAAACTTCAGACAGGTTAAAAGAGTACCAGATACAATCAGAATATTTGAAAAAGTGCAGAAAGAAATTCCATCTAAGTTAATTCTTGTAGGTGACGGACCGGACAGGTCTGAATGCGAAAGACTGACGAGGCAGCTTGACTTAGTTGATTCGGTAAAATTCCTTGGCAAGCAGGAAGCTTTGGTAGAAATATTATCTTCATCCGATCTCTTTCTTATTCCATCACAGTCTGAAAGTTTTGGACTTGCAGCACTTGAAGCAATGGCTTGCGGTTTGCCTGTGATCAGTTCAAGTGTTGGCGGACTTCCAGAATTAGTCAAACACAACGAAACCGGTTTCATTGCAGAGATTGGGGACATTGATAGAATGGCAAAATATACTCTTGAGCTTTTAAACAATGAAAAGAAATACAAACTCTTTGCCGACAACGCAAGGCAGAGAGCAGTCAATCAATTTGATAAATCAATTGTTATACCTCTTTATGAGGAGTATTACGAACAGATATTAAATAGCTAA
- a CDS encoding RsmB/NOP family class I SAM-dependent RNA methyltransferase → MSNSSRVSDKIYSYLESTFGEDAAKNYSSFIDSEPAKYIRVNESKIKRETLAIRLEEVYGIKTEPMNFPSNALKIIDGFDYAGSTLEIAFGFYYMQALTSMLPPIFLNPSEKDLVLDLCSAPGSKTTQLAEMMQNKGRLVVNELEIDRIKALVFNLDKMNFLNCGIVNQRGEILSKYYDSYFDKILVDAPCSGLGIIQKKSEVNKWWSIERVKNLVELQNKLLVSAIKMLKVGGEIVYSTCTLTPEENELIINRILEKYPVDVELISLPLKHHMGLTEYNGSNLDKRLSKAIRIFPWEIDSDGFFLVKLRKTDHTPATEQLKWKKNFILTIHSHSDKILNDKLKYLASEFGIDANIFSKYKFFIKRNDIYFSSGEWNDDNLGLFHRVGTKFGMIDKNGSIMLHSFAAQILQEKISKNIYRIKNLDELRLYLMGALIPVDNLQSGQYAVSFNDYILGTGVVIKAGLKSRYPRSSRTQTIRIKGQKIQ, encoded by the coding sequence ATGAGCAATAGTTCACGTGTTTCTGACAAAATCTACTCCTACCTTGAATCAACATTCGGTGAAGATGCCGCAAAAAATTATTCAAGCTTTATTGATTCCGAACCAGCAAAATATATCAGGGTCAACGAAAGTAAAATAAAACGGGAAACACTGGCAATCAGACTCGAAGAAGTTTACGGAATAAAAACAGAACCGATGAACTTTCCATCAAATGCACTTAAAATTATTGATGGCTTTGATTATGCTGGCAGTACTCTCGAAATTGCTTTCGGATTTTATTACATGCAGGCATTAACTTCAATGCTTCCTCCAATCTTTCTCAATCCATCAGAAAAAGATTTGGTTCTCGATCTATGTTCCGCACCTGGTTCAAAAACTACACAGTTAGCAGAGATGATGCAGAACAAAGGAAGACTGGTAGTAAATGAACTAGAAATTGATAGAATAAAGGCATTGGTCTTCAACCTTGATAAAATGAATTTCCTCAATTGTGGTATTGTAAATCAACGCGGTGAAATACTGAGCAAATACTATGATTCTTATTTCGATAAAATTCTTGTAGATGCACCTTGCAGCGGTTTGGGTATCATTCAGAAAAAAAGTGAAGTCAATAAATGGTGGTCAATTGAAAGAGTAAAGAATCTCGTTGAATTGCAAAACAAACTGCTTGTTTCTGCAATAAAAATGTTGAAGGTTGGTGGTGAAATTGTATATTCAACTTGCACACTCACTCCTGAAGAGAATGAATTAATTATCAACCGGATTTTGGAAAAATACCCTGTTGATGTTGAACTGATTTCTCTTCCTTTAAAACATCACATGGGATTAACTGAATACAACGGATCCAATCTTGACAAAAGACTATCAAAGGCAATCAGAATTTTTCCATGGGAAATAGATTCAGATGGATTTTTTCTTGTCAAACTCCGGAAAACAGATCATACTCCTGCAACAGAACAACTGAAATGGAAAAAGAATTTTATTTTGACAATCCATTCTCACTCCGACAAAATTCTAAATGATAAATTGAAATATTTAGCATCAGAGTTTGGAATAGATGCAAATATTTTTTCAAAATACAAGTTCTTTATTAAGAGGAATGATATATATTTTTCTTCAGGTGAATGGAACGATGATAATCTTGGGCTATTCCACAGGGTAGGTACTAAGTTTGGAATGATCGACAAGAATGGTAGTATTATGCTTCATTCTTTCGCTGCACAGATCCTTCAGGAAAAAATTTCAAAAAACATTTACAGAATTAAGAATCTTGATGAACTAAGATTATACCTGATGGGAGCTTTAATTCCAGTTGATAATCTCCAATCAGGACAATACGCAGTTAGTTTTAATGATTATATTTTAGGAACAGGTGTTGTAATCAAAGCAGGATTAAAGAGCAGATACCCTCGATCCAGCCGCACACAAACCATCCGAATAAAAGGACAAAAAATCCAATAG